The nucleotide window TCTGCCTCTTTCTGTACATTAATTAAGAAGTTAGACAGCTTATCTACGTTCCTTTCTTTCACATAGCCATTTATAAGCTTTGCAATAGCTTTGCTGCTGGGAAGAAATTTACCATCCACAAAGAGAATGAGTCCTGATTGACCTTTTGCAGCAACCAGGAAATCATTCTTCAAGTTCAGTGAATCAATTATGATTCTACTACCCGTCTGAAGATTGCTTGATCCAACTTGAAGGAAGCAATGGGTTTGAGACCCATTAGAATTCACACGTGGCAGCACACTGGAGGAGTGAAGAGACCGTGTACGTCGAAAAAGATCCAACATAAGCTCTGCAGCAGCATCCACATCATTATATTTGAAATGCAAGCACAAAAGACTGTCATAGAACTGCCAATATTGTCTACTTAATGCTGGGGAAGAGATACTATCGATATGCTCTCTCAAGTTGTTCAAGTCACCACGCTCCCCCATCATCTTGTAGATCTTTGCTATAATTACAATGGAATTTGCATTGGCGATAACCCCTACTTGTGGCATCAACTCTATTATCTGTCGTGCTTTTATCAGAGAACCAAATCTTATGCATGAATCCAGGACAAGGTTAAAAATGGTAGTATTTGGCTTCATGAGGTTGATCTTCTTAGCTTTTCTTGTGCCTGAGCtacagaaattattcaaataatatTCACAGATCTCAATCAAGATATCCGACGCGAGACAGGACCCAATTCGTGTCTTCACGAGGTGTAAGAACAACGCGCTTAATATATCTTGTGATGGAATTTTGCCTCGCTCCAACACTATCCGGAGGACGGTGGAGGCAGGAACTGGCATTCGGGTTCTGGCTAGAGCGAGGGATAGTCTGGAGAAGGATTCACACCGAACAAGGTCAGGCTTTTCCTTCGAAATCTTAATGGCCAAATCGTAAGCTTTTCGAAGCCAATGAGCACTCGATGAATAGGAAAGCGAAGCGATCAATTTGCTCACCAGTCGCTGCTCGGGGAAACCATGCAACATTTTGAAGTTGCCGAATGCTTCCCACGCTTCCTCAAGGGACTCATCCGGCAGAGCCGACTCGAACTTCCTCAGCAGGGTCTCGTAGGAGGAGCCTTCCCATAGGGATCTTGGTTGAACTCTACTCGAAGTATACCGTCGAAACGGATCGCAGCACATTGCAGCACCAATTTGGAAGGGTAATCCGGCACGATCGACCTGAAATCGAGAGAGGTGTGATTAGGAGAACGGAATCATGGGACAAGTTTCCCGTCTTTTTTCCTATTTATAACAAATTCAACAAGATTTGGTATCTAGGGTTGATCTTACGCTCGCATCAACTGTGGACGAAAGGAGGATGCGCGAGAGCCTTCGGTGGAAGGGAGAAAGCCGCACGAAAAAACGACTCATTTGATGCCGATGAAGCTGGTGGTTCGCATCAGAGACGGAGGAGAAGAGGCGTAGAGGGAGGGAGGCCGACAGGCGGTGTGGCGCCGTCGACAATCCGAACGAGAACAGAGACTAGGGAGGAAAGAGGCACACGTCTTAGAACCCAGACAAGCCTCAGGCTGTCTATGTCAGCATGGGCCGATTGAACCGTGTTGTGAGATATGGGCCGGCCCGTAACACAAAATTAATGAACCGGCCGGTGTTGTGAGACATGGGCCGATTGAACCGGCTGTTGACGAGGGGCAGACTAATAATGCAGCCAGTTGACTTAATTCTTGTCATTTGTATTTAGATTTGTGAATCATTCTGGTCCAAGAAAAGTATATACGAACAAATTTAGTGCCAAATTCACGAGGAATAGCAGCATGTTTGTGTAATTAATTAATGTGGCTTATGGATCTACAGGAATGCTTGTTGATAGAAGATAAAATTTTTCTAACTGTATGAGAAAATCTTTATTCTATTGAGAAAATTTGTCCCTCTATAAATAGAGAGAGAATACGTCAATACAAAATAGCTTCTttagtaatttttattttatattctctTCTAACACTTATCACATACACAATCGAAGATCTATCTATAATACCTTGCTTCATGTCTCTCATCCTATAAAAAAGTAATATTTAATTCTACTCTGGCCTCTGCATTAAAACAGAAAACAAGTATTTAACATTATTCTAGTAAGTAGAAATGGACTTTTGACTCTTGAAGGGGTCATCTTCCTCTCTTCTGCAACTGTAAAAGCAGAGACAAAAGCAATTATTTGGGAAAGCTATAATATATTATGTGCAATTTTGTTGTTCCTTAATGATGAGACCTACACAGGAGCACAATTAATACAGAGAAAGAAATCCAAAGCAAGATAGCCActtgcaaccatatcatcatggcAATTTTTACTGAGAGCAACGAGGGTCTGTGAAGCCCCGCAGACCTCACTAAACATTGTGGTGAAGAACAAGAACAACTTAAGGAGTCAACTCCACACTAACAACAGCACACTAAATAAGTAAATGCCGTAAAATGCAtatgtaaatatattttttccttgcAAAAGGTTCAATATGTGTGCTGTATGTATGGGCAGATGGTTAATGATGGGATTCATCTTAGCTTCTGTTGGGTCAAGTCTATATATGGGCTTCGACTAATGATTTAAGCAATAAGTTCAAATCTGatttattaataattaaaaaaataagatatgATATGAATGTGCGAGCACAATAGAACGTGACGATGTAGAGAGAGAAAGGAAATAACAGAGAGAAATATATAGGATATTGAGTTTTTCTACTCGACGACAATGATTAAACGTTATAAATTTTAGCCCAAATTATATATGAAGAATTTTTGTAGTAAACTTTACAATCCTAATAGTTCTAATATATAGTTTACCCTCTTTGAGATACTTTCTTCCTATATTTATTCTGtgagatctaaatttttttttttatgaaatctcTTTGTTGATGCTGATAAGTTAatgttgagccaagatctatattcttgatgttgttgtgatcctctggttattctagagaagatttattttAAACCTATTAtcaattactattgatagtggaaattTAAAGTAGACtgtggtcccgtggtttttcccgcaTTGTGTTTTTCATGTTAAAAATTTGGTTTCACTGTataattgatttattgctctactgtTTATGCTGTTTTGGTTAATATGTGTTTTTAATAACAATTTaatgaggaactcattttgatatcagagcaacatattgtttggtgctagttttttcttgtgtaattgaaatggaagagtcagatggtatgattaaattgaactcatcaaattattccacttggaggcgtatgatggaagatCTGCTTTAtcgcaaagatttatataagctcatcaaaattaaagataaaccttctactatggacgatgaataatatgaagttcaacatagaaaagtcatTGCCTATATCAAAAGATGGATAGATATAAATTTGCATAAGCATATCTCTGATGAAACGATGttatttggcaaaggttagaaaacctctttgcgaaaaagataatggaaaatagaatttctctcctcagaatgcttgtaaatttgaagtataaagatagtgGTAACATTGCTGAgtatataagcctatttcagagtcttgcaaacaagttagttgctatgaaaatgaatatagatgatgagatgcaaggattattacttctcagttctttaccaaaaagttgggaaacgtatgtggtaacaatttataactccacgccagagtgtcacgaccttagctggttttgcctaaggcgtgcggcaccctcgcgcgtccgtccgcaaaggtcagcctccccgaagcctcccattgtcccttaggaccaacaaaagagagaacgggttaaagagaacgcctcaatcgggatccacaagcaaacatgtccgaaaaacacttcatagacaatgcaaattacaaacagactttacaagctctgaatagttgcacaacaaagggtaaaatggtccattacagaccgaaaagctctcgcacgtgtccacatgacacaacctttatttacaagcctaaagaggccaccaacccaactaaaatgagacttataagccttcggctgcccctctacacgctgtacaagtgttaagactctagctaggagagtcctaattgagagggacattctgttaggactctagctaggagagtcctaattgagagggacactctgttaggactctaactagaagagtcctaattgagagagacattctgttaggaggttttttcttagagaagaattaggagttgtaagggaatagaagtcttgagtatgagtcatattaggagttggttagaagtacgagtcttaagtaagagtcctattatgagttagggtttagaagcccctataaatagccatgtattccttctcttttgttaagcaatagatgaatcttttctgcagcctttgagcagcaacttggagggaggaacccctatagagttccaaggaggccgatcccctaaagagatcaaccccaagtttagaatctgcaagggttctatcacctggtatcagagcaacgttcttggcatctcgctgcccttccactgccatccatcaaccctccacaaccgcccaaagcaattcccacaattgcttaaaagatcgtcgccaaattccaccgtcatctccaccaccgcatatcatcctttgatctccctgtgaattgcagcaggttctggtttcctaccttactgctgctacaatttagttatccatattcgaaaatccaaaaaaaaaaaaaaaaaaaaattcgttcctatattgctgcaaatttcatcgtaagttgctgaaatttttcgacgagaattttgctatcgcaacttacaccaattttcttactgttactgtcgaaattttcttgattaaattggacatccttgctatcatataaactgagatattgctgtcaattccctcctcaaatctctcaaattttttgtggagatttcgtcgagaaaccgctatttcttcgacgttaattctgctcttacaagacaacacaattctgcagcaaactttcactaatttctatcaaacccatacatgcctttaacccgtcaacaaaagagagatcttaacatcacagatttggagtcatatactatggcatctgaggacgcaatcaatgctaaatttgaagcctttgaggcacgaatggaggataagattcggactctccttaccgaattcagtttgggccgaccaccaagcccaaagaaatcacatcaaggagagagctctaattaatcaaatcatgcccaaagagatgacttccaagagaggggaggttctatgaccaaccccaactattcgcgcatgagagtggacttccctagatgggaagaaggagacccaattggttggatctcgcgcgcggagcgatattttcggtaccataaaactgcggatgcatccatggtggaaattgcagctatacatctggaaggggatgccatacaatggtttgactggtttgaacacacttatggagccctttcatggcgacaattcaaagaaggactactgatccgcttcggaccaacttattatgagaacattgacggacaactagcaaagatccgacaaacctccaccattcaggagtaccaaaccaggtttgaaaggttatctaatcaaactcgtgattgatatgaaaaatagttattggggacttttattgagggcttaaagccggagatccggggagaagttaaggcgcgacaaccatacacgcttatggcagccatctctttcgcacgacttcaagaggagcaattgaaccatgaagcccggaggacaaggatcactccacgacctacaatactaaagctctcagccctccctactatcaaccgagtccctgcaccgaaaaggttaacaagagaagaacttcgagagcgatctgcgaaagggttatgttggcattgcgacgagccgtggagccacaagcatcgctgtaaaaaaagtagacttcttatgattgaatcagtagaagaagaggtcattgaacatctagaagagagccttgaacatgaagaagaagatatggaagaagagccacagccgaccgatattacggtacatgcactagccggctactcaaatccgcaaacgatgaaagttggaggccttctcaaacaacagtcgatcactgttctcatcgacacgggtagcactaataacttcctaaatagtaaggttgctgctcggatgacactgcatattgaagcttgcagcaagttcgatgtaaaggttgccgacggtaaaatcctaaagtgcgaccaaagatgcccgcaggtgaaactattactgcaagaccaagaaattatcaccgatttcttcctcctaccaatcgatgactatgaggcagtgcttggtatcgaatggctgactacactaggtgatgtctcttggaacttttctaaattaattatgaaattctactgtaagggcaaacagatcatcctacgcgggaagcgcggaagcaacgttaccactgtttcgacccaacgaatggagaaagttttacacaaggtaaatggtacctttttgatgcacctccagcagcaaccagaggggaagaaaatagaatttgaagatcaaaatcttgcccaattgctcactgaatttgctgacatatttgctgaaccgcacggtcttcctccttctcggcaacatgaccatcaaattccaatccttccgggcaagccaccagcgaacactcgaccataccgatatcctcacctccagaaagatgaaattgaaaagatcataaaggagatgcttgaaacaagggtgattcgaccaagttgcagcccctattcctcaccggttctacttgtacgcaagaaggacggaacttggcggatgtgcattgactaccgagctttaaatgacatcaccgtcaaggacaaatacccaataccagtggtggatgaacttcttgatgaattgaaaggagctcgagtcttcacgaagttggacctccgatccggttaccaccaaattcgggtatgtgacgatgacattccaaaaactgcatttcgcacacatgatggccattatgaattcttggtaatgccttttggactcactaatgctccttcaacatttcaaagtctcatgaatgatatatttcggagctttcttcgtaaatttgtgctggtatttttcgatgatattctcgtttacagcccttctcttgagactcactttcagcatttacggattgttttgacgatccttcgggagaatactctttttgttaagcaaccaaagtgcagctttctccagcaaaaagtagagtaccttgggcatataatatcagaagaaggagtggcggtagacccaacaaaaattgaggcaatgcaaggctggccgaaacctacaaacgtgaaattactgcgggggttccttagactaacgggctactaccgaaaatttgttaaggactatgggaagatcagtgcaccactcacttctttactgaaaaaagatgctttccaatggtcggacaaagcctctgctgccttcgacaaacttaaagcagccatgacaacgacgccggtgcttgcgctaccagatttcaatagacccttcatcattgaggccgacgcatctggagtcggaattggaggcgttctcatgcaaaatggtcgaccactcgcatacactagcaaggcattatctccctcccatcaaaacatgtcagtatatgataaggagatgcttgccattgtacacgcagtaacgaggtggagaccctacctgatcggccggcgatttcaaattaaaactgaccataaaagcctcaagtactttttggagcaaaagatatcatcccctgagcagcaaaaatgggtaaccaaacttcttggatttgattatgaaattatttacaaaaaggggaaagaaaacgttgttgcagatgcactctcacggctacctgaacaagctaaggtttcagccatctcccttcctaccaccagtctccttgaggacattagggaagaatggaaaaaggatccaaagatcaacaagatcataaaaaaattggaggaggatccaagtgcaatagcccactacacctgggattcgagggatttacgctacaaaggtcgcattgtgcttatacctgactccccttgcatcacaatcatcttgcatgaaatgcactctataccttcagcagggcactctggattcctaagaacctacaaaagagtgaagcaaaatttttattggagagggatgaaaaaaattattgctcaatatatggcacaatgtgatatatgtcaacagaacaagggtgaaactgtggcaaatccagggaagctacaaccactacccataccagactcagtgtggactgacatctccatggacttcattgaagggctgccatcttccaaaggtaaaagcacgattctcgtggtggttgatcgacttacgaaatatgctcatttttgtgctgtgagaaatccctacactgctgccagtattgcccagattttcatagaaaatattgttaaactgcatgggatgccaaggtccatcgtaagtgatcgtgacaggatcttcactagtaaattttggaccgagttatttcagttacaaggcaccaaactcaagatgagcacaacatatcatccacaaactgacggccaaacagaggtggtaaataggtgcttagagacgtacctccggtgtttcgctagcgaccgaccaaaagagtgggcgaaatggcttccctgggccgaatggtggtataatactacatatcattcatctacaaaatgtgccccttatgaagcattgtatggtcgaccgacacctgtgattccaaagtatgtaattggctcggccaaggtagatcaggttgaccaagaattgattgatagggataaactcttacaactgttaaaagataatctctctaccgctcaagccagaatgaagcagcaagccgacacacgacgaagtgaaagagaattttcagtgggagattgggtttatcttcgcctacaaccatacaaacaactctctatcaacactcgagcctccatgaagctatccccacgtttttatgggccctatcagatcacaaagcgtattggagccgtggcatacagacttaaattacctgaggatgccaaaattcaccctgtcttccacgtatcatgcctaaagcccaagttgggagaacacgagtcaccccaaatccaactgcccaacacaactgaggatggagttattcaagcccaaccacaggccatcctcgatcgcaggatcgtgatacgtcgccgacatccctctattgaagtactagtgcactggaataatctaccacttgaagacgccacatgggaaccatatgatgaGCTAAAGacctggttccctgagttcatggaatctcagccttgaggacaaggttgatttgaagagggcgggtctgttaggactctagctaggagagtcctaattgagagggatattctgttaggactatagctaggagagtcctaattgagagggacactctgttaggactctaactagaagagtcctaattgagagagacattctgttaggaggttttttcttagagaagaattaggagttgtaagggaataaaagtcttgagtatgagtcatattaggagttggttagaagtaagagtcttaagtaagagtcctattaggagttagggtttagaagccctataaatagccatgtattccttctcttttgttaagcaatagatgaatcttttctgcagcctttgagcagcaacttggagggaggaacccctatagagttccaaggaggctgatcccctaaagagatcaaccccaagtttagaatctgcaagggttctatcaacaaggcatgaacatgctaacagacacggacagatataagcattacatccaacatcctgtttcaaagtttgtccgtcacATTCTccgccacttatcccttcgacgtcctcgtcgaagcctttgtgaacacta belongs to Musa acuminata AAA Group cultivar baxijiao chromosome BXJ3-5, Cavendish_Baxijiao_AAA, whole genome shotgun sequence and includes:
- the LOC135637745 gene encoding pentatricopeptide repeat-containing protein At4g17616-like; translation: MSRFFVRLSPFHRRLSRILLSSTVDASVDRAGLPFQIGAAMCCDPFRRYTSSRVQPRSLWEGSSYETLLRKFESALPDESLEEAWEAFGNFKMLHGFPEQRLVSKLIASLSYSSSAHWLRKAYDLAIKISKEKPDLVRCESFSRLSLALARTRMPVPASTVLRIVLERGKIPSQDILSALFLHLVKTRIGSCLASDILIEICEYYLNNFCSSGTRKAKKINLMKPNTTIFNLVLDSCIRFGSLIKARQIIELMPQVGVIANANSIVIIAKIYKMMGERGDLNNLREHIDSISSPALSRQYWQFYDSLLCLHFKYNDVDAAAELMLDLFRRTRSLHSSSVLPRVNSNGSQTHCFLQVGSSNLQTGSRIIIDSLNLKNDFLVAAKGQSGLILFVDGKFLPSSKAIAKLINGYVKERNVDKLSNFLINVQKEADIVEVDLCSDVLHACIMLGWLDTAHDILDDLELAKIPVGANPYASLLNAYLKEKMWEESKVLVNQMKKVGFIVSVCDEHGESTCVVENIGANHLDKRTSNLVKKSDLLQFLEQEDREYNLGNQLVYEFNSSILFFCKAKMIEDALKTLKQMRRRNVQPTVLTFSYLVDGYSSLGMYRDITILWGEMRRQMEYGMLAADRDLFDCLLWNFLRGGYFERAMEIINYMLKHNMYVDKWKYKREFLKYHKNLYCSLKASDCRTDAQNRRLEYVRAFRKWSGIDR